In a single window of the Hydrogenobaculum sp. 3684 genome:
- a CDS encoding iron-sulfur cluster assembly scaffold protein, with protein sequence MKVDEYLKAGLKNEVSESLEGLMYGLCKEGCHRLELFIKKENDAIVDCKFKATKRCKKLLAVSDFLCEELKGKTSIDKNALKQKALEHFKEEKEKDKVENRIDIFLSALDEALGKA encoded by the coding sequence ATGAAGGTGGATGAGTATCTAAAGGCTGGTCTTAAAAATGAAGTTTCAGAAAGCTTAGAAGGTTTGATGTATGGGCTTTGTAAAGAGGGTTGTCATCGTCTTGAGCTTTTCATAAAAAAAGAAAACGATGCTATAGTAGATTGTAAGTTTAAAGCTACAAAACGCTGTAAAAAACTCTTAGCGGTCTCAGATTTCTTATGCGAGGAGCTAAAAGGTAAAACATCTATAGACAAAAATGCCCTAAAACAAAAAGCCTTAGAGCATTTCAAAGAAGAAAAAGAAAAAGACAAGGTAGAAAATCGTATAGATATATTTTTAAGCGCTTTGGATGAAGCCCTTGGCAAAGCCTAA
- the asd gene encoding aspartate-semialdehyde dehydrogenase: protein MVNVAIVGATGEVGRAFLKVLEERNFPVKELRLFASSKSEGKTMSFKGHEYKVEALEKQTSFKGIDIALFSAGSSVSKEWAHRFAKDGAVVIDNSSAWRMDDDVPLVVPEVNKEDIKKHKGIIANPNCSTIQMLVAIKPIYDEFGISKIIVSTYQAVSGAGAKAIEELKIQTENWCQKKRIEPNHVLPKRIAFNVIPQIDVFLEDGYTKEETKMLNETRKMLHDNDIRVSATAVRVPVFYGHSEAISLELKKEPDIPKIRELLRKAPSVILMDEPKDGVYPIPIVVEGRDEVFVGRIRKDRAFDNGLSMWVVADNIRKGAATNAIQIAEVLIHEGG, encoded by the coding sequence ATGGTAAATGTTGCTATTGTTGGTGCTACTGGTGAAGTAGGAAGAGCGTTTTTAAAGGTTTTGGAAGAAAGAAACTTTCCCGTCAAAGAGCTTAGGCTTTTTGCATCTTCAAAATCAGAAGGCAAAACAATGAGTTTTAAAGGCCACGAGTATAAGGTGGAGGCTCTTGAAAAACAAACATCTTTTAAAGGTATAGATATAGCGCTTTTTTCAGCTGGGTCTTCAGTTAGCAAAGAATGGGCTCATAGGTTTGCCAAAGATGGTGCTGTGGTGATAGACAACTCCTCCGCTTGGAGGATGGATGATGACGTACCGCTGGTGGTGCCAGAGGTAAACAAAGAAGATATAAAAAAACATAAAGGCATAATAGCAAATCCAAACTGCTCTACCATTCAAATGCTTGTGGCTATAAAGCCCATATACGATGAGTTTGGTATATCAAAGATTATAGTATCTACTTATCAAGCGGTATCAGGAGCTGGGGCTAAAGCTATAGAAGAGCTAAAAATCCAAACGGAAAATTGGTGCCAGAAAAAAAGGATAGAACCAAATCATGTTTTGCCAAAGCGAATAGCTTTTAACGTGATACCTCAGATAGATGTATTTTTAGAGGATGGATACACCAAAGAAGAAACAAAGATGTTAAATGAAACAAGAAAGATGCTTCACGACAACGATATAAGAGTATCTGCCACCGCTGTGAGAGTACCTGTGTTTTACGGACACTCTGAAGCTATAAGCTTAGAACTAAAAAAAGAACCAGACATACCAAAAATAAGAGAGCTTTTAAGAAAAGCCCCAAGTGTTATACTTATGGATGAACCAAAAGACGGTGTGTATCCAATACCAATTGTAGTAGAAGGAAGAGATGAGGTATTTGTAGGAAGGATAAGAAAAGATAGGGCTTTTGATAACGGTTTATCTATGTGGGTAGTGGCAGATAACATAAGAAAAGGCGCTGCCACAAATGCAATCCAAATAGCGGAGGTGCTGATTCATGAAGGTGGATGA